Proteins found in one Deinococcus seoulensis genomic segment:
- a CDS encoding VWA domain-containing protein, with product MSGLGVIPPDLASQVSAFTARLRDRHGFLIGPGETADALRALGAVDVLERREVRGALRAVLSASPEQLRLFDLEFNAFFRVEGAAQPKLPPLLPETKAPGGEEQTDAGPPPPPQPGQRPAPKPTRAPAPDDTPDPDEDAPDSQAPGQPLDGDDTAPPDDAAVPSLRARLSPNAAPGQAVQAGGDDLPDLLRAASALVRSLHLGRARRLKPQANRGPKLDARRTLRAAARTAGDATLLRWLGRPRRAPRFLLVIDGSRSMGTDATLLLRFAQALHLRSRRVEVYAFSTGLTRLTPALRRAAPGAPLSLLDLGEAWGGGTRIGENLLRLAREERARVNRDTLVLILSDGLDTGEPALVSRALRDLRAQAGQVVWLSPLAALPGYQPVQRAIMAALPFLDALLPVGGAADLHALPRRLKTARR from the coding sequence GTGAGCGGGTTGGGGGTCATCCCGCCGGACCTGGCGTCGCAGGTGTCGGCGTTCACGGCGCGGCTGCGCGACCGGCACGGTTTCCTGATCGGGCCGGGTGAGACGGCCGACGCGCTGCGCGCGCTGGGCGCGGTGGACGTGCTGGAGCGGCGCGAGGTGCGCGGGGCGCTGCGGGCGGTCCTGAGTGCCAGCCCCGAGCAGTTGCGGCTGTTCGACCTGGAATTCAACGCCTTCTTCCGGGTGGAGGGCGCGGCGCAGCCGAAACTGCCGCCCCTGCTGCCGGAAACGAAAGCGCCGGGAGGCGAGGAGCAGACCGACGCCGGGCCGCCTCCCCCACCGCAGCCGGGCCAGCGGCCCGCACCTAAACCCACCCGCGCGCCCGCCCCGGACGACACGCCGGACCCGGACGAGGACGCGCCGGACAGTCAGGCGCCGGGGCAACCGCTGGACGGCGACGATACCGCCCCGCCGGACGACGCGGCCGTGCCCAGCCTGCGCGCCCGCCTGAGCCCGAACGCCGCGCCGGGACAGGCCGTGCAGGCGGGCGGCGACGACCTGCCGGACCTGCTGCGGGCCGCGTCGGCGCTGGTGCGGTCCCTGCACCTGGGCCGCGCGCGCCGCCTGAAACCGCAGGCCAACCGGGGACCGAAACTGGACGCCCGCCGCACCCTGCGGGCCGCCGCCCGCACCGCCGGGGACGCCACGCTGCTGCGCTGGCTGGGCCGCCCGCGCCGCGCGCCGCGCTTCCTGCTGGTGATCGACGGGAGCCGCTCGATGGGCACTGACGCCACGCTGCTGCTGCGCTTTGCGCAGGCGCTGCACCTGCGCTCGCGGCGGGTGGAGGTGTACGCGTTCAGTACCGGCCTGACCCGCCTGACCCCCGCGCTGCGCCGCGCCGCGCCGGGCGCCCCGCTGAGCCTGCTGGACCTGGGGGAAGCCTGGGGCGGCGGCACCCGCATCGGCGAGAACCTGCTGCGACTGGCGCGCGAGGAACGCGCCCGCGTGAACCGCGACACGCTGGTCCTGATCCTCAGTGACGGGCTGGATACCGGCGAGCCCGCGCTGGTCAGCCGGGCGCTGCGGGACCTGCGCGCGCAGGCAGGACAGGTGGTGTGGCTCTCGCCGCTGGCGGCCCTGCCGGGCTACCAGCCGGTGCAGCGGGCGATCATGGCGGCCCTGCCGTTCCTGGACGCGCTGCTGCCGGTGGGCGGCGCGGCCGACCTGCACGCCCTGCCGCGCCGCCTGAAGACCGCGCGCCGCTGA
- a CDS encoding ABC transporter permease subunit, with product MRNALLIAELSLREAVRKRLVSVLLLLTALFLGFYLYGIVRLEGTLDERSLEAGLDGRSLNGASNLPVIYSAMFGMYLVYFLGSLMAVLSTVGAVSGDIENGVMQSVIARPISRAQLVLGRWLGFSAVNLGYVALLSAGLLGGVYAITGYLPPAPLAATGLILLSTLLLTGLTVLGSTLFTTLANGIGVFVLYGVGFTGGILGSIGTFADTPTLTTLGRAANALMPTNALWLGASYHLQPEVALQISEASRGANPFFANAPIAAGLVVWAVALTVLAVLGGMYRFSRRDL from the coding sequence ATGCGTAACGCCCTGCTGATCGCGGAACTCTCGCTGCGCGAGGCGGTCCGTAAACGCCTCGTGAGCGTGCTGCTGCTGCTGACCGCGCTGTTCCTGGGCTTCTACCTGTACGGCATCGTGCGGCTGGAAGGCACCCTGGACGAGCGGTCCCTGGAGGCCGGACTGGACGGCCGCAGCCTGAACGGCGCGTCGAACCTGCCCGTCATCTACTCGGCCATGTTCGGCATGTACCTCGTGTACTTCCTGGGGTCCCTGATGGCCGTGCTGTCCACGGTGGGCGCCGTCAGCGGCGACATCGAGAACGGCGTCATGCAGAGCGTCATCGCCCGGCCCATCAGCCGCGCGCAACTGGTGCTGGGGCGCTGGCTGGGCTTCAGCGCCGTGAACCTCGGGTACGTGGCCCTGCTGAGCGCCGGACTGCTCGGCGGCGTGTACGCCATCACCGGCTACCTGCCGCCCGCCCCGCTCGCCGCGACCGGCCTGATCCTGCTGTCCACGCTGCTGCTGACCGGCCTGACCGTGCTGGGCAGCACGCTGTTCACCACGCTTGCCAACGGCATCGGCGTGTTCGTGCTGTACGGCGTGGGCTTCACGGGCGGCATCCTGGGGTCCATTGGCACGTTCGCGGACACGCCCACCCTGACCACCCTGGGCCGCGCCGCGAACGCCCTGATGCCCACCAACGCCCTGTGGCTGGGCGCCAGTTACCACCTGCAACCCGAGGTGGCCCTCCAGATCAGCGAGGCCTCACGCGGCGCGAACCCCTTCTTCGCCAACGCCCCCATCGCCGCCGGTCTGGTCGTCTGGGCCGTCGCCCTGACCGTCCTGGCCGTCCTGGGAGGCATGTACCGCTTCAGCCGCCGCGACCTGTAA
- a CDS encoding Vgb family protein has product MKRSLTADHTDSPRRATRGWRTPALLLAASLLLASCGGTGAPSTGGVTPGTGGNVTPGALAVSVESVPVAGAFAQSGTLRVSGVSPAGVGAALAAGQAGAQLSVGTPVASGSDTLLPVTLGGAALASGGSVQLTVSAGTRQQTLTVTVLGSAAHPIPAGGAAGAAYFASAARTQGQQVLLRAPASADEASRHSLMRFDAADTTFTPVAFPVTGFETITSHAVSGTDVWAAVRGVSAEGSFLLRRGADGRTQRFLAGTVETLNNLLTLPDGRVAFTAYGQPQVLLLDPVSGAVSRVPTDGAPDSAALGADGLLYFTRRGDAPAVVQLNPASGQSRAFPVGTPGVSVPVHLNAAPDGTLWFTESRTGSLWNLDPVSGKQRSVTLPTGTNARAGEVAVAPDGTVWAADTARGDLLRVRPGDTRAVSIDLPAVTGGGPRALTVAASGTLWFETGGQLGQIR; this is encoded by the coding sequence ATGAAGCGATCCCTCACCGCTGACCACACGGATTCCCCACGCCGGGCCACGCGCGGCTGGCGCACCCCGGCGCTGCTGCTGGCGGCGTCGCTGCTGCTGGCCTCCTGCGGCGGGACGGGCGCGCCCTCGACCGGCGGCGTGACCCCCGGCACGGGCGGGAACGTCACGCCGGGCGCGCTGGCCGTCAGCGTGGAGAGCGTGCCGGTCGCCGGGGCGTTCGCGCAGAGCGGCACCCTGCGCGTCAGTGGCGTGTCACCGGCCGGTGTGGGCGCAGCCCTCGCGGCCGGGCAGGCGGGCGCGCAGCTGAGTGTGGGCACCCCGGTCGCCAGTGGCAGCGACACCCTGCTGCCCGTCACGCTGGGCGGCGCGGCCCTCGCCTCGGGCGGGTCGGTGCAGCTGACCGTGAGTGCCGGAACGCGCCAGCAGACCCTGACCGTGACCGTGCTGGGCAGCGCGGCGCACCCCATCCCGGCGGGCGGCGCGGCGGGCGCGGCGTACTTCGCCAGCGCCGCCCGCACGCAGGGCCAGCAGGTGCTGCTGCGCGCGCCCGCCAGCGCCGACGAGGCCTCGCGGCACAGCCTGATGCGCTTCGACGCGGCGGACACCACCTTCACGCCCGTGGCGTTCCCGGTCACGGGCTTCGAGACCATCACCAGTCACGCCGTCAGCGGCACAGACGTGTGGGCAGCGGTGCGCGGCGTGAGTGCCGAGGGCAGTTTCCTGCTGCGGCGCGGCGCGGACGGCCGCACCCAGCGGTTCCTGGCAGGCACGGTCGAGACGCTGAACAACCTGCTGACCCTCCCGGACGGCCGCGTGGCGTTCACGGCGTACGGGCAGCCGCAGGTGCTGCTGCTGGACCCGGTGAGCGGCGCGGTCAGCCGCGTGCCCACAGACGGCGCGCCCGACAGCGCCGCGCTGGGCGCGGACGGCCTGCTGTACTTCACGCGGCGCGGCGACGCCCCGGCGGTCGTGCAACTGAACCCGGCCAGCGGGCAGTCCCGCGCGTTCCCGGTCGGCACGCCCGGCGTGAGCGTGCCCGTCCACCTGAACGCCGCGCCGGACGGCACGCTGTGGTTCACGGAATCCCGCACCGGCAGCCTCTGGAACCTCGACCCGGTCAGCGGCAAGCAGCGCAGCGTGACCCTGCCCACCGGCACGAACGCCCGCGCGGGCGAGGTCGCCGTGGCCCCCGACGGGACCGTCTGGGCGGCCGACACCGCGCGCGGCGACCTGCTGCGCGTCCGGCCGGGCGACACCCGCGCCGTCAGCATCGACCTGCCTGCCGTGACCGGCGGAGGCCCCCGCGCCCTGACCGTCGCGGCTAGCGGCACCCTCTGGTTCGAGACGGGCGGCCAGCTCGGACAGATCCGCTAA
- a CDS encoding aldo/keto reductase family protein, with protein MEYRNLGKSGLKVSEVALGGWETYGVGVNEQQMVRDIVTAAYDGGVNFFDQADIYARGRSEELMGNVLRELPRHTLVISSKVYWPMSDDVNDRGLSRKHILHSIDGSLKRLGTDHLDVYFAHRYDPDVPMEEIVMAFDQVIRDGKALYWGTSMWPAARIAQAVEFARANGLHAPITEQPEYSMIRRDRVEKEILPYTETAGVGLVVWSPLAMGLLTGKYDDGKPEGARLTEKENWGKNFLTDENIQKVRDLKAIADDLNITRAQLALAWILRQKGVSSVITGATKVQQIEDTVKAAGVRLSSDVIEQIETILTR; from the coding sequence ATGGAATACCGGAACCTCGGCAAGAGCGGTCTGAAAGTCAGCGAAGTCGCCCTGGGCGGCTGGGAAACGTACGGCGTCGGCGTGAACGAGCAGCAGATGGTGCGCGACATCGTCACCGCCGCGTACGACGGCGGCGTGAACTTCTTCGATCAGGCCGACATCTACGCCAGGGGCCGCAGCGAGGAACTGATGGGCAACGTGCTGCGCGAACTGCCGCGCCACACGCTGGTCATCAGCTCCAAGGTGTACTGGCCCATGAGCGACGACGTGAACGACCGGGGCCTGAGCCGCAAGCACATCCTGCACAGCATCGACGGCAGCCTGAAACGCCTGGGCACCGACCACCTCGACGTGTACTTCGCTCACCGTTACGACCCCGACGTGCCCATGGAAGAGATCGTCATGGCCTTCGATCAGGTCATCCGTGACGGCAAGGCCCTGTACTGGGGGACCAGCATGTGGCCCGCCGCGCGCATCGCCCAGGCGGTCGAGTTCGCCCGCGCGAACGGCCTGCACGCGCCCATCACCGAGCAGCCCGAGTACTCCATGATCCGCCGCGACCGCGTCGAGAAGGAGATCCTGCCGTACACCGAGACGGCCGGCGTGGGCCTGGTCGTCTGGAGCCCGCTCGCCATGGGCCTGCTGACCGGCAAGTACGACGACGGCAAACCCGAGGGCGCCCGCCTGACCGAGAAGGAAAACTGGGGCAAGAACTTCCTGACCGACGAGAACATCCAGAAGGTCCGCGACCTGAAAGCCATCGCCGACGACCTGAACATCACCCGCGCGCAACTGGCCCTCGCATGGATCCTGCGTCAGAAAGGCGTGAGCAGCGTCATCACGGGCGCCACGAAAGTCCAGCAGATCGAGGACACCGTCAAGGCCGCCGGCGTGCGCCTGAGCAGCGACGTGATCGAACAGATCGAAACAATCCTGACCCGCTGA
- a CDS encoding AAA family ATPase: MNAALPTPADLQAAFLARGYVADDALATALRLVVALGKPLLLEGPAGVGKTEAAKTLAATLGTRLIRLQCYEGLDAQSALYEWNYARQLLHLRAAELGGQGGVTDEDLYSERFLMARPLLQAIREEQAPVLLIDEVDRADDAFEAFLLELLAEWQITVPELGTIEARTRPHVILTSNRSRELSDALRRRCLYHWTEYPSRAQELAIVHARLPGVNETLAQQVTNAVHALRALPLGKPPGVAETLDWAAALVSLHADHLDAPGIRATLGAVLKLREDQLLAAPTLQGLAAQAAAGHQSGA; encoded by the coding sequence GTGAACGCCGCGCTGCCCACGCCCGCCGACCTGCAAGCCGCTTTCCTGGCACGCGGGTACGTGGCCGACGACGCCCTGGCGACCGCGCTGCGGCTGGTCGTGGCGCTCGGCAAGCCGCTGCTGCTGGAAGGTCCGGCCGGGGTCGGGAAGACCGAGGCCGCCAAGACGCTGGCCGCCACGCTGGGCACGCGCCTGATCCGCCTGCAATGCTACGAGGGCCTGGACGCGCAGTCGGCGCTGTACGAGTGGAACTACGCGCGCCAGTTGCTGCACCTGCGGGCCGCCGAGCTGGGCGGGCAGGGCGGCGTGACCGACGAGGACCTGTACAGCGAACGCTTCCTGATGGCGCGTCCGCTGCTGCAGGCGATCCGCGAGGAGCAGGCTCCCGTGCTGCTGATCGACGAGGTGGACCGCGCCGACGACGCCTTCGAGGCGTTCCTGCTGGAACTGCTGGCCGAGTGGCAGATCACCGTGCCGGAACTGGGAACCATCGAGGCCCGCACGCGCCCGCACGTGATCCTGACCAGTAACCGCTCGCGGGAACTGAGTGATGCGCTGCGCCGCCGCTGCCTGTACCACTGGACCGAGTACCCCAGCCGCGCGCAGGAACTGGCGATCGTGCACGCGCGCCTGCCCGGCGTGAACGAGACGCTGGCGCAGCAGGTCACGAACGCCGTGCACGCCCTGCGCGCGCTGCCGCTGGGCAAACCGCCGGGCGTGGCGGAAACGCTGGACTGGGCGGCGGCGCTGGTCAGCCTGCACGCCGATCACCTGGACGCCCCCGGCATCCGCGCGACGCTGGGCGCGGTCCTGAAACTGCGGGAGGATCAGCTGCTGGCCGCGCCGACGTTGCAGGGGCTGGCGGCGCAGGCGGCGGCGGGCCACCAGTCGGGCGCGTGA
- a CDS encoding ABC transporter ATP-binding protein: MLKRVNAIETQELRKEYRGRAVVESLTLTVPPGEVFGFLGPNGAGKSTTVKMLLGLVHPTGGRVQVLGGSPHDPAVRARLGFLPEQFRFQTWMTAEEFLRFHGRLAGLKAAELSARIPQVLETVGLGGRGGENLGGYSKGMLQRAGLAGAILARPALVFLDEPTSALDPIGRVEVREIIERLRGEGTAVFLNSHLLSEVEQVCDRVAFVKQGRVLQQGSMRELMGGVLPLDVRVDHLPPGLLDTLSGLGELRHTDTNTPGRADVELWLDHEDAIPAVASAIHAAGARLYALNPRRPDLETMFLDLIEDTPDSSARTARLGQGAAHA; encoded by the coding sequence ATGCTGAAACGTGTGAACGCCATCGAAACGCAGGAACTGCGCAAGGAGTACCGGGGCCGGGCCGTAGTGGAGAGCCTGACCCTGACCGTCCCGCCGGGCGAGGTGTTCGGGTTCCTCGGCCCGAACGGCGCCGGGAAAAGCACCACCGTGAAGATGCTGCTGGGCCTCGTGCACCCCACGGGCGGGCGCGTGCAGGTCCTGGGCGGCAGTCCGCACGACCCGGCCGTGCGCGCCCGCCTGGGCTTCCTGCCCGAACAGTTCCGCTTTCAGACCTGGATGACCGCCGAGGAATTCCTGCGGTTTCACGGGCGGCTGGCAGGCCTGAAGGCCGCCGAACTGAGCGCCCGCATCCCGCAGGTGCTGGAAACCGTCGGGCTGGGCGGGCGCGGCGGCGAGAACCTGGGCGGGTACTCCAAGGGCATGTTGCAGCGCGCCGGGCTGGCCGGAGCGATCCTGGCCCGCCCGGCGCTGGTGTTCCTGGATGAACCGACCAGCGCCCTGGACCCCATCGGGCGGGTCGAGGTGCGCGAGATCATCGAGCGGCTGCGCGGCGAGGGCACAGCCGTGTTCCTGAACTCTCACCTGCTGTCGGAAGTCGAGCAGGTCTGCGACCGCGTGGCGTTCGTGAAACAGGGCCGCGTGCTGCAGCAGGGCAGCATGCGCGAACTGATGGGCGGCGTCCTGCCGCTGGACGTGCGCGTGGACCACCTGCCGCCGGGCCTGCTGGACACCCTCTCGGGCCTGGGCGAACTGCGCCACACCGACACGAACACGCCGGGCCGCGCCGACGTGGAACTGTGGCTGGACCACGAGGACGCCATTCCCGCCGTCGCCAGTGCCATTCACGCCGCCGGGGCGCGCCTGTACGCCCTGAACCCGCGCCGCCCGGACCTGGAGACCATGTTCCTGGACCTGATCGAGGACACCCCGGACAGCAGCGCCCGCACCGCCCGCCTGGGCCAGGGGGCCGCCCATGCGTAA
- a CDS encoding GGDEF domain-containing protein has translation MSASAPFDAGTLRLPENLPPELLRQWQSAADDRERAQALTGMARFMRDSSMRAAQQLGEAALELAMQAGAPEEATLALVGLGFVAAHLNQPDRSQESVARATELIHEHGLSHLRSSVVNVRALTQMLIGDMNSARQDLQEALSTAQQEGDPGDIGNALVNLGWLANSAGDPGEALHQLNLLEEHIHTLSDADIIHDLNNYLHENRAAAYVLLARRARDRGRPEAAEQAARQGLMVLRAATASLRTHPSLTTEVLCHAHESALHLLLGNLSGAQQAADRAAAMNSDLDQQLYIEVPMCLAELHEAQGDPAAALADYHRALSIVRSQKRHRDTQVILRAMAALHERAGQYPQALQVLRDALQDTQDALERVNTAAQRHLSLAHDLQQARQDASSWQDRLRHAETQARQDPLTGLLNRRGLEEGLPALTGNGDALLAALFLDIDHFKRVNDRHSHAGGDRALQGVAQVLRAQLTRWPHALLARYGGEEFVLITPVTDAAQAHALAEACRRAVAAHDWTALLPGTNLTASVGYAVEPGERLPEALSQADEHLYRAKRAGRNRVYPPSD, from the coding sequence ATGTCCGCCTCCGCCCCGTTTGACGCCGGGACCCTGCGACTGCCTGAGAACCTCCCCCCGGAGCTGCTCAGGCAGTGGCAATCGGCGGCCGACGACCGCGAGCGGGCGCAGGCGCTGACCGGCATGGCGCGCTTCATGCGGGACTCGTCGATGCGCGCCGCGCAGCAACTGGGCGAGGCGGCCCTGGAACTGGCCATGCAGGCCGGCGCGCCCGAGGAAGCCACCCTGGCCCTGGTCGGCCTGGGGTTCGTGGCGGCGCACCTGAACCAGCCGGACCGCTCGCAGGAGAGCGTGGCGCGCGCCACCGAACTGATTCACGAGCACGGCCTGAGTCACCTGCGGTCGTCGGTGGTGAACGTGCGCGCCCTGACGCAGATGCTGATCGGCGACATGAACAGCGCCCGGCAGGATCTGCAGGAAGCCCTGAGCACTGCGCAGCAGGAAGGCGATCCGGGCGACATCGGGAACGCCCTCGTGAACCTGGGGTGGCTGGCGAACAGCGCGGGCGACCCCGGCGAGGCCCTGCACCAGCTGAACCTGCTCGAAGAGCACATTCATACCCTCAGCGACGCGGACATCATCCATGACCTGAACAACTACCTGCACGAGAACCGCGCGGCCGCGTACGTGCTGCTGGCCCGCCGCGCCCGCGACCGGGGCCGCCCGGAAGCGGCGGAGCAGGCGGCCCGCCAGGGCCTGATGGTCCTGCGCGCCGCCACGGCGTCCCTGCGCACCCACCCCAGCCTGACCACCGAGGTGCTGTGTCACGCGCACGAGAGCGCCCTGCACCTGCTGCTGGGCAACCTGAGCGGCGCCCAGCAGGCCGCCGACCGGGCCGCCGCCATGAACAGCGACCTCGACCAGCAGCTGTACATCGAGGTGCCCATGTGCCTCGCGGAACTGCACGAGGCGCAGGGCGACCCGGCCGCCGCCCTCGCCGACTACCACCGCGCGCTGAGCATCGTCCGCAGCCAGAAACGCCACCGGGACACGCAGGTGATCCTGCGCGCCATGGCCGCCCTGCACGAACGCGCCGGGCAGTACCCGCAGGCGCTTCAGGTCCTGCGGGACGCCCTTCAGGACACCCAGGACGCCCTGGAACGCGTGAACACAGCCGCCCAGCGCCACCTGTCCCTGGCCCACGACCTGCAACAGGCCCGCCAGGACGCCAGTTCCTGGCAGGACCGCCTGCGGCACGCCGAAACCCAGGCCCGCCAGGACCCGCTGACCGGCCTGCTCAACCGCCGGGGCCTGGAAGAAGGCCTGCCCGCCCTGACCGGAAACGGCGACGCCCTGCTGGCCGCCCTGTTCCTGGACATCGATCACTTCAAACGCGTGAACGACCGGCACTCCCACGCCGGGGGTGACCGGGCGTTGCAGGGCGTCGCGCAGGTACTCCGGGCGCAGCTGACCCGCTGGCCCCACGCCCTCCTGGCCCGTTACGGCGGCGAGGAATTCGTGCTGATCACGCCCGTCACGGACGCCGCGCAGGCCCACGCGCTGGCCGAAGCCTGCCGCCGCGCCGTGGCCGCCCACGACTGGACTGCGCTGCTGCCCGGCACGAACCTGACCGCCAGCGTCGGGTACGCCGTCGAACCCGGCGAACGCCTGCCCGAGGCGCTCTCGCAGGCCGACGAGCACCTGTACCGCGCCAAACGCGCCGGCCGCAACCGCGTGTACCCACCCAGCGACTGA